The Oceanispirochaeta sp. genome contains the following window.
GAGGAAGACGTGCAGATGATGATTTCAGTCATCCCCGGCAAGGGATTGAGTTCTTCAAGGGGACCGATCTCTGTGGATGTGGTCCTTCCCATCCTGCATGGGACCTTCGGTGAAGACGGGACCCTTCAGGGGCTGCTTGAAATTGCAGATCTGCCCTATGCCGGGGCTGATGCGGGGAGCAGCTACCTCAGCATGGACAAGGATATTGCCAAGATTATCTGGCAGCATCACAATCTTCCTGTCGTTCCCTTCAGGAGCATCAGGAAGAGTCAAACCGAGGCGAAAGATTTCGACTGGAAGGATCTTCTGGAAGATTTAAAAATGGAATTTTCACTTCCCTTATTCATTAAACCCTCCCAATGCGGTTCTTCAGTGGGAGTGTCCCGGGTGGAGAAGGAAGACCTTTTTCAGGAAGCCATGGAAAAGGCATTCCGGTATGATTTAAAGGTCCTGGTGGAACCGGCAGTCAATGCCCGTGAAGTGGAGTGTTCGGTGGTAGGGAACGAAAGCCCCAAAGCCTTTCCTCCGGGAGAACTGGTTCCCAGCCATGAATTTTACGATTACGATGCCAAATACATTGATCCCGATGGAGCAGCCCTGGTCATTCCTGCCGTTCTCTCTCAAAAAGAGGCTCAAAATGTCATGGATATCGCTGTAAGAGCCTATTCGGCTCTGGGATGCAGCGGGATGGCCCGGGTTGATTTTTTTATGGACAGACTCAGGGGTGAGCTGTATCTGAATGAAATAAATACCATCCCGGGATTCACCAGCATCAGTATGTTTCCATTGATGTGCGAATCCGGCGGACTGGACTATGCGGATCTTCTGGATGAACTGATCAATCTGGCTCTGTCTAAATACGAATCCAGGCATTCCTTAAGGTTCAGTTTGATGTAATTTGCTAATCATATTCTAACTTTCTATACTTATGATACGGAGAGATGATGGCAGGAACAGTAAAAAAGATTGGTATTCTC
Protein-coding sequences here:
- a CDS encoding D-alanine--D-alanine ligase family protein, whose amino-acid sequence is MNKTSVALLYGGRSGEHEVSLRSAASVYKHIDREKYYIHLIGINRQGVWFLQNTPGPVEDVLSIEEDVQMMISVIPGKGLSSSRGPISVDVVLPILHGTFGEDGTLQGLLEIADLPYAGADAGSSYLSMDKDIAKIIWQHHNLPVVPFRSIRKSQTEAKDFDWKDLLEDLKMEFSLPLFIKPSQCGSSVGVSRVEKEDLFQEAMEKAFRYDLKVLVEPAVNAREVECSVVGNESPKAFPPGELVPSHEFYDYDAKYIDPDGAALVIPAVLSQKEAQNVMDIAVRAYSALGCSGMARVDFFMDRLRGELYLNEINTIPGFTSISMFPLMCESGGLDYADLLDELINLALSKYESRHSLRFSLM